The genomic DNA ATAGTATGCCTCCCTTCTCACCCTCGGTTTTAATAGTATATTTGGGTTTTAAAGATAAATCAGAAAAAGAAAAAACTTCCCCGGGGTCAAGATTACTGCCTACTAATCCATCTAAAAGAACATTTGATTTATTAATTGTGTTTAATCCCACCCTTGGAGTTGTACACAGTATTGAAGCTGATCTAGCCATTTTAAAAATCTCTGAATCAGATGCTGTAATAAAAATTCCGTCCATTTTTTTTAAAATATTCCATTCCAACTTGTCTTTATGAGTTGGAGCTAACCTTTCACCAATAACTGTTATTGCTCTTTCACCTTGAGAGTCAATTAAACTAAATCCTCTTCTAGTTGGTTTATCACGCCAAGCTACATGCAACTTAATTCCCATATTTGAGAGAATCTTGAAACACTTCTCTCCATATTCATCATTACCTAATGACGTAAAAAAATGAATTTGGTTTAAAGTTAAATCAGAAAGTATTTTTGCGATAATGGAGCCACCACCAGCTGGATACTCAAAGGACTTTTCAGAATGAGAAATGACTCCGGATTTTGGTAATTGATCAACCTTTAAGAAATTTATCCACTCAACATGACCAATCACGGCAAAATTTAAATTTCCCTTTTTAAATTTATAGTCTTCAACTTTATTATTGTTTTCAACAACCATGGGCTTTTAAATACTATTATTAAAAGAAATATTTTTGACAAGTGAATTCATTTAACATTTTAAAAGATAATAAACAGATACTATCTTATCTTTACCTTTTTCTATCAATTTTAGGTGCTGTACTGCCAATGATGGCAAATTTCGAATTTGCTAGGGAATATGGAAACAGCTTTGATATAAATAACTTCATTTCTTTAGCGAATGCAAACCCTGCAGCTCAGTCAATTTCTAGAGACTTATTAGTAGGTGCAAGCGCTATTTTTATATGGATTGTAAATGAATCAAAAAAACTAAACATGAAGAATATGTGGGTTGTATACATTGGAACTTTTCTTATAGCCTTCGCATTCTCTGCACCTTTTTTCTTATTTCTAAGAGAGAGAAGAATTATTGAATTAGAAAGGATTAATTAAAATAATCTCTTAAATAGAATTGCAAATGCAATAAAGCAACAACATGAAATGGAAAGCCAGATTATTGAAGCATAACCAAATATATCTAATATTCGACCCGAAATAAATGGTCCAAAAAAATAACCCATAGCGAAACATTGTGATAATAGAGCAAGTGCAAAACCTTTTTTGTTTGAAGGAGCTATTCTGAATACGACATCTGTTGATGTTGGAAGAAATGAAGCAGTCCCTAAACTTACTAATATCAATGAAAAAGAAATTAAATAAAAAGCTGGGATTTTTAGATAACTAGAAATAAATAATAAAAATGAAGCGAAAGAGAAATTTATTAAACTAAATTTCAAGCCATATAATCTTCCTTTCTTAGATATCCACGAACCGACAGGCCATTGTAAAAACAACAATAAAATTAACTGAATAGAAATTATAAGACTAATAATTTCTTTGCTTAATGCATTGCGATAAAATCCACCTTTAACAAGATCCAGAGGCAAAGTTACTTGAATCAGAGCTAAAGAGGTAGTTATCAATAAAATAGATAAAATTATTATTGTTGAATTCTTATTCCATTTCAATTGTCCCTGATTAATTGGATCTACTAATTTTTTTTGGAAATTTTCTAAGTTACTTTTAATAGAAGAACTATTTCTAGATATTAAATATACGATAACTATCATGCAAAATATATCATTAATAAAAATTGATTTAAAATACAAAAAATTTGTCATATACCCCCCTAAGAATACCCCTAGAAATATTCCTAAAGCCTCTGAACTTCTAACAAGAGCATACGCTTTGCGTGTTTCGATAGGATAGCAAAAATAGGGTACCCCAAACTCGGCAGCAGGCCAATATATTCCTGCAGCAGCCCCAACAAGTGATTGTCCAATTATGTACAAAAAAGTATCTATAGAAAAAATGAGGCATAAGCTAGCGGCAATACTTAGTATTGAAGAAGAAATTATTGGAAATTGTATTTTCCCTGTTTTATTAAGATAATTACCTGTAAAGAGTCTTGTTAGAGTTCCAATTATTGCTGAAATGGTAAACCCCAAGCCAATATCTGTTGCCGATAATCCTAGGTTATTAAAAATAAGTGATGTTAAATAAATAACACCTCCTGCTCCAAATGCAGCGAAAAATCTTATCTTGGTTATTAACCTCAAATGATATGGAAACTGAATCCACCAATTTTTGCTAATTTTTAAACTATTTGGACTAATCACAAGTGAAATACATTTTTATAATTTTTTTTAGTTTTTGTGGTTTATTTTTTAATAATGGTTTAAAGGCTGCTGAAAAGATAAATATTAAGTTTGA from Prochlorococcus marinus XMU1402 includes the following:
- a CDS encoding carbohydrate kinase family protein is translated as MVVENNNKVEDYKFKKGNLNFAVIGHVEWINFLKVDQLPKSGVISHSEKSFEYPAGGGSIIAKILSDLTLNQIHFFTSLGNDEYGEKCFKILSNMGIKLHVAWRDKPTRRGFSLIDSQGERAITVIGERLAPTHKDKLEWNILKKMDGIFITASDSEIFKMARSASILCTTPRVGLNTINKSNVLLDGLVGSNLDPGEVFSFSDLSLKPKYTIKTEGEKGGILFPGGRYKALKNKKLKVDSYGCGDSFAAGILYGMASKWDIDKSLNLAKVMGRDASEFFGPYANSDEK
- a CDS encoding DUF2834 domain-containing protein, whose amino-acid sequence is MNSFNILKDNKQILSYLYLFLSILGAVLPMMANFEFAREYGNSFDINNFISLANANPAAQSISRDLLVGASAIFIWIVNESKKLNMKNMWVVYIGTFLIAFAFSAPFFLFLRERRIIELERIN
- a CDS encoding MFS transporter: MISPNSLKISKNWWIQFPYHLRLITKIRFFAAFGAGGVIYLTSLIFNNLGLSATDIGLGFTISAIIGTLTRLFTGNYLNKTGKIQFPIISSSILSIAASLCLIFSIDTFLYIIGQSLVGAAAGIYWPAAEFGVPYFCYPIETRKAYALVRSSEALGIFLGVFLGGYMTNFLYFKSIFINDIFCMIVIVYLISRNSSSIKSNLENFQKKLVDPINQGQLKWNKNSTIIILSILLITTSLALIQVTLPLDLVKGGFYRNALSKEIISLIISIQLILLLFLQWPVGSWISKKGRLYGLKFSLINFSFASFLLFISSYLKIPAFYLISFSLILVSLGTASFLPTSTDVVFRIAPSNKKGFALALLSQCFAMGYFFGPFISGRILDIFGYASIIWLSISCCCFIAFAILFKRLF